The Bacillota bacterium genomic sequence CACAGAAGCAATAATCCGCATTCTGCCTTCCTCCCTAGAAGTTTCAGAGTTAATTATTGCTTCTGCATTCATTCCTGTTAACCTGCCGCACGCTTAGATCTTGATTGTAGTCTTGATAATCTTAACCGCTTCCTCCGGATCATCGGTAACTGTGAGCAGGTCAAGATCTTCCGGACTGATCATACCTTCACCCAACATCTTCTCTTTCATCCATTTCAGCAGATCCGCCCAATACTCAGATCCCATCAATACCACCGGGAACCGCTCGATTTTACCGGTTTGAATCAGCGTTAAGGCTTCATACAGCTCGTCAATTGTGCCGAGCCCGCCGGGGAAGATGACAAAGCCCAAGGCATATTTAACCAGCATCAGCTTGCGGACAAAAAAGTAGCGGAACTCAATATTGATATCCAAGTAAGGATTAGACTCCTGCTCGAACGGCAGCTCGATATTGCAGCCGATGGACAGCCCTCCAGCCTCTTTTGCTCCTTGATTGGCAGCCTGCATAATTCCCGGACCACCACCGGTAATCACTGCCAAACCCGC encodes the following:
- a CDS encoding TIGR00730 family Rossman fold protein; translated protein: MKRKWPITEDRELLKPPVLTEDFTVSDTWRVLRIQSEIVSGFDELAHIGKAVAVFGSARTPENNRYYQLARKTASCLAEAGLAVITGGGPGIMQAANQGAKEAGGLSIGCNIELPFEQESNPYLDINIEFRYFFVRKLMLVKYALGFVIFPGGLGTIDELYEALTLIQTGKIERFPVVLMGSEYWADLLKWMKEKMLGEGMISPEDLDLLTVTDDPEEAVKIIKTTIKI